Proteins encoded in a region of the Corynebacterium breve genome:
- a CDS encoding ATP-grasp domain-containing protein: protein MMAGWIVVNAFYSSPKFDELHEWLKRSAGEARLTTTMVTNAQVQGLLRRGERPEWVLFWDKDVHVARLIEAFGIRCLNSARAIEMCDDKSRTYLELLAQDIPQPETWVVPLRFASTAWDDSCFVDDAIDAMGLPLVAKEAFGSFGAQVHLVHSRDELVGFLDNLGTAPALLQRFVASSTGRDLRLQVVGDQVVAAIERNAQAGEFRANLTHGGTAHANAPTVAQRDLALATTAALGLDFAGVDLLFGEDGVPVVCEVNSNAHFVNISQITGIDVGRAIMEHIRDA, encoded by the coding sequence ATGATGGCCGGGTGGATCGTCGTCAATGCGTTTTATTCTTCGCCCAAGTTCGACGAGCTCCATGAGTGGCTGAAGCGGTCGGCAGGCGAGGCACGCTTGACGACGACAATGGTCACAAACGCCCAGGTCCAGGGACTGTTGCGCCGCGGTGAGCGCCCCGAGTGGGTGCTGTTTTGGGACAAAGACGTGCACGTCGCGCGACTCATTGAGGCTTTCGGGATTCGATGCTTGAACAGTGCCCGCGCGATCGAGATGTGCGACGACAAATCGCGTACGTATCTCGAACTCTTGGCGCAGGATATTCCGCAGCCCGAGACCTGGGTTGTGCCGCTGAGATTTGCGTCCACTGCCTGGGATGATTCCTGTTTTGTCGACGACGCTATCGATGCCATGGGCCTTCCCCTAGTGGCCAAAGAGGCGTTTGGGTCTTTCGGCGCACAGGTGCATTTGGTGCATTCGCGAGATGAGCTTGTCGGTTTTCTCGACAATCTTGGCACCGCGCCAGCACTCTTGCAGCGGTTTGTCGCGTCGAGCACCGGCCGCGACCTGCGCCTACAAGTCGTGGGGGACCAAGTGGTCGCGGCGATCGAACGTAACGCGCAGGCAGGGGAGTTTCGCGCGAACCTCACGCACGGTGGCACCGCGCACGCAAATGCTCCTACCGTAGCGCAACGCGACCTTGCATTAGCGACGACCGCAGCGCTCGGATTGGACTTCGCCGGCGTGGATCTTCTTTTCGGCGAAGACGGTGTGCCGGTGGTGTGTGAGGTCAATTCCAACGCTCATTTTGTCAACATATCTCAGATCACGGGCATCGATGTGGGCCGTGCGATCATGGAGCACATTCGCGATGCTTAA
- a CDS encoding DUF4233 domain-containing protein encodes MSEDQYGPLGPGHAPTKDPMKSFNGVVAGTLILEAITIFLALTVILKIDNGALWTTFNWVSITALGAAHFVLAFLTRFKWALPVAIFLQVLLLAGFFIHWSVGAIGVMFGLVWWFVLHLRRNMIERMRRGLLVTQHLG; translated from the coding sequence GTGAGCGAAGACCAGTACGGCCCGTTGGGTCCTGGTCATGCGCCGACGAAAGACCCGATGAAAAGCTTTAACGGGGTCGTGGCAGGCACGTTGATCTTGGAAGCCATCACAATCTTTCTTGCGCTCACAGTCATTTTGAAGATTGACAACGGTGCACTGTGGACCACCTTCAATTGGGTTTCCATCACGGCCCTGGGTGCTGCTCACTTTGTGCTTGCCTTTTTGACCCGGTTCAAGTGGGCGCTTCCCGTCGCGATCTTCCTACAGGTTTTGCTGCTCGCCGGATTCTTCATCCATTGGTCCGTCGGAGCAATCGGCGTCATGTTCGGCTTGGTGTGGTGGTTCGTTCTTCACCTGCGTCGCAACATGATCGAGCGTATGCGTCGTGGCCTCCTAGTTACCCAACACCTCGGATAA
- a CDS encoding bifunctional folylpolyglutamate synthase/dihydrofolate synthase has product MTESGVTLTVGSPRDDETPADDLEVENVERIDIPVTDEDRAALSRVEAELNARASEREIDPSTEKISLLLDFLGTPQQTYKAIHVAGTNGKTSAVRMIGSLLGAFHRRVGYFVSPQLTSVTDTIGIDGESIHPADFVRIYHEISSFIELIDERYEVPLSKFEVLVAIAYAAFADAPVDVAVIETGMGGTWDATNVIDADVAVIMPVGLDHTDFLGETVAEIAEHKAGIIRNGDTVAIAAEQSPEAMNVVLRRAVEVGSTVARFGTEFGVKESMVAVGGQTLALQGLGGIYDGLFLPVSGEHQAKNAAVALAAVEAFFGARADHQLNQESVRRGFAAVDIPGRLERVSAAPTTFVDATHNPAGAQALAQALERDFNFTRLVGVVAILMDKDADGILRALEPQLSEVVITQNNSPRAYDAYELAEVARKIFGDERVHVEEHLPSAYNLAVELAGEDDAEAGTGVVFTGSVVTAGEARELFGKDTHE; this is encoded by the coding sequence ATGACAGAGTCTGGAGTCACTCTCACCGTGGGCTCACCGCGTGACGACGAGACACCCGCGGACGACCTCGAAGTGGAAAACGTTGAACGCATCGACATCCCCGTCACCGACGAGGATCGTGCTGCGCTTAGTCGCGTCGAGGCTGAGTTGAACGCGCGCGCCAGTGAGCGCGAGATCGATCCTTCCACCGAGAAGATCTCACTGCTGCTGGATTTCTTAGGTACTCCGCAGCAAACCTACAAGGCGATTCACGTCGCGGGCACAAACGGCAAGACCTCCGCGGTGCGTATGATCGGCTCGTTGCTCGGCGCATTTCACCGCCGTGTGGGCTACTTTGTCAGCCCCCAGCTCACTTCCGTCACCGACACAATCGGCATCGATGGCGAATCGATCCATCCCGCGGATTTCGTGCGCATCTACCACGAGATTTCCTCGTTCATCGAGCTTATCGACGAGCGCTACGAGGTTCCGCTCTCCAAGTTCGAGGTGCTCGTGGCGATCGCTTACGCAGCGTTTGCCGACGCGCCGGTGGATGTCGCTGTGATCGAGACCGGCATGGGTGGAACATGGGATGCCACCAACGTGATCGATGCGGATGTCGCAGTGATCATGCCGGTGGGACTCGACCACACCGACTTCCTCGGCGAGACCGTTGCGGAAATCGCGGAGCACAAGGCAGGCATTATTCGTAACGGAGACACCGTGGCGATCGCTGCAGAGCAGTCGCCAGAAGCCATGAATGTCGTGCTGCGTCGCGCTGTCGAGGTCGGCAGCACGGTTGCAAGGTTCGGCACTGAATTCGGGGTAAAAGAATCGATGGTCGCCGTGGGTGGCCAGACCCTCGCTCTCCAAGGCTTGGGCGGGATTTATGATGGGCTTTTCCTCCCCGTATCCGGTGAGCACCAGGCGAAAAACGCGGCGGTAGCGCTGGCTGCGGTCGAGGCTTTCTTCGGCGCGCGAGCGGATCACCAGCTGAACCAGGAATCAGTGCGTCGCGGCTTCGCAGCAGTTGACATACCGGGGCGTTTAGAGCGCGTGAGCGCTGCGCCAACGACGTTTGTCGATGCGACACACAACCCAGCAGGTGCGCAAGCCTTGGCCCAAGCCTTGGAGCGTGATTTCAATTTCACCCGACTCGTCGGTGTAGTCGCAATCCTGATGGACAAAGACGCTGACGGTATTTTGCGAGCACTTGAGCCGCAGCTCTCGGAGGTAGTGATTACCCAGAATAACTCTCCGCGCGCGTATGATGCTTACGAGCTTGCAGAGGTTGCCCGCAAGATCTTCGGCGATGAGCGAGTACACGTCGAAGAGCACCTCCCCAGCGCCTACAATCTGGCCGTGGAGCTGGCAGGCGAGGATGACGCCGAGGCCGGCACCGGTGTGGTGTTTACCGGATCAGTAGTCACCGCCGGCGAGGCACGAGAACTGTTTGGAAAGGACACGCATGAGTGA
- a CDS encoding valine--tRNA ligase, with product MTDALVGKNRADSLPKSWEPQTLEADIYQGWVDKGYFTADAGSDKPAYSIVLPPPNVTGQLHMGHALDHTLMDSLVRRKRMQGFEVLWLPGMDHAGIATQTKVEAMLKETEGKDRYDYGREEFIGRVWEWKEQYGGTITEQMRAIGDSVDWSREAFTMDDRLSRAVQTIFKMLYDEGMVYRDYRLVNWSPVLETAVSDIEVVYKDIEGELVSLRYGSLNDDEPHLVVATTRVETMLGDVAIAVHPEDERYKDLVGQEFDHPFRDDLKIKVIADDYVDMEFGSGAVKITPAHDPNDYEMGLRHNLDMPIIMDEKGFIADTGTQFDGMTREDARVKVREALAEQGRIVKEVRPYVHSVGHSERSGEAIEPRLSLQWFVKVEEMAKMSGDAIRQGDTTIHPESMEKRYFDWVDNMHDWTISRQLWWGHRIPIWYGPEGEVVCVGPDEEPPAGFEQDPDVLDTWFSSALWPFSTLGWPEKTPDLDKFYPTSVLVTAYDILFFWVARMMMFGTFAGKKTPEILGEGNDGRPQIPFRDLYLHGLVRDEKGRKMSKSLGNGINPMDWVEQFGADALRFALARGANPGVDLPIGEDNAQAARNFATKLYNATKFALLNGAAVGDLPARDELTDADRWILDRLEEVRSNVDTKLDDYQFAKANEDLYHFVWDELCDWYLEIAKTQIPRDGETTQGRNTQIVLGRVLDVVLRLLHPTMPFVTEVLWQALTEEVSITQAAWPTVEDTNGGATKDDVAARRIEDSIKLITELRRFRADQGVKPSQKVPGSLDFAAADLAGQEAMIRDIARVEAPGEDFESSASIEMRLSQTTLDVALDTSGTVDVAAERKRLEKDLKAAEKELETTSKKLQNEQFLANAPEAVVEKIRERQKVAQEESQRIAQRLEALK from the coding sequence GTGACTGATGCATTAGTGGGCAAGAACCGAGCAGATTCCCTCCCGAAGAGTTGGGAGCCGCAAACCCTGGAAGCAGATATTTACCAGGGCTGGGTGGACAAGGGCTATTTCACGGCCGATGCGGGCAGCGACAAGCCTGCGTATTCCATCGTGTTGCCGCCACCTAATGTGACAGGTCAGCTGCACATGGGGCATGCACTTGACCACACCTTGATGGATTCCCTCGTGCGCCGCAAGCGCATGCAAGGCTTCGAAGTGCTGTGGCTGCCAGGGATGGATCATGCTGGCATTGCAACCCAGACCAAGGTCGAAGCCATGCTCAAAGAGACCGAGGGTAAGGATCGCTACGACTACGGCCGTGAGGAATTCATCGGACGCGTCTGGGAATGGAAAGAGCAATACGGCGGCACCATCACCGAGCAGATGCGCGCCATCGGCGACTCTGTCGATTGGTCCCGCGAAGCGTTCACCATGGATGACCGCCTCTCGCGTGCGGTTCAGACCATCTTCAAGATGCTTTACGACGAAGGCATGGTCTACCGCGACTACCGCCTGGTCAACTGGTCGCCGGTTCTTGAGACCGCCGTTTCCGACATTGAGGTCGTCTACAAAGACATCGAGGGCGAGCTTGTATCGCTGCGCTACGGCTCCCTGAACGACGACGAGCCGCACCTTGTTGTTGCGACGACTCGTGTTGAGACAATGCTTGGCGACGTCGCTATTGCTGTTCACCCAGAGGACGAGCGCTATAAGGACTTGGTTGGCCAGGAATTTGACCACCCTTTCCGCGACGATCTGAAGATCAAGGTCATTGCCGACGATTATGTCGACATGGAGTTCGGCTCAGGTGCCGTGAAGATCACTCCGGCGCACGACCCGAACGACTACGAAATGGGCCTGCGCCACAACCTCGACATGCCGATCATCATGGACGAAAAGGGCTTCATCGCCGACACAGGCACCCAGTTTGACGGAATGACCCGCGAGGACGCTCGCGTCAAGGTCCGCGAGGCATTGGCGGAGCAAGGGCGCATCGTCAAGGAAGTTCGTCCATACGTGCACTCGGTGGGGCACTCGGAGCGCTCCGGTGAGGCGATCGAGCCACGCTTGTCACTGCAGTGGTTTGTCAAGGTCGAGGAGATGGCCAAAATGTCCGGCGACGCAATTCGCCAGGGCGACACCACAATCCACCCAGAGTCGATGGAAAAACGCTACTTCGATTGGGTAGACAACATGCACGACTGGACGATTTCACGCCAGCTGTGGTGGGGCCACCGCATCCCAATCTGGTACGGGCCGGAAGGCGAAGTCGTCTGCGTCGGCCCTGATGAGGAGCCACCAGCAGGTTTTGAGCAGGACCCAGACGTCTTGGATACTTGGTTCTCATCCGCTCTGTGGCCATTTTCCACCCTGGGCTGGCCGGAGAAGACCCCTGATCTGGACAAGTTCTACCCAACCTCGGTTCTTGTCACCGCCTACGACATCCTGTTTTTCTGGGTCGCCCGCATGATGATGTTCGGCACATTCGCAGGAAAGAAGACCCCAGAGATCTTGGGGGAGGGCAACGATGGTCGTCCGCAGATTCCTTTCCGCGACCTGTACCTGCACGGACTGGTCCGCGACGAAAAGGGCCGCAAGATGTCCAAGTCTTTGGGCAACGGCATCAATCCGATGGATTGGGTTGAGCAGTTTGGCGCAGATGCCCTGCGCTTCGCGCTGGCTCGTGGCGCGAACCCCGGCGTCGATCTGCCCATCGGCGAGGACAACGCCCAAGCGGCCCGCAACTTTGCAACCAAGCTTTACAACGCGACAAAGTTCGCACTGCTCAATGGCGCGGCCGTCGGCGATCTCCCCGCACGCGATGAGCTGACCGACGCTGATCGCTGGATCCTCGACCGACTAGAAGAAGTTCGCTCCAACGTAGATACGAAGCTTGACGATTACCAGTTTGCCAAGGCAAATGAGGACCTCTACCACTTCGTGTGGGACGAACTGTGCGACTGGTACCTAGAAATCGCCAAGACCCAGATCCCGCGCGACGGCGAAACGACTCAGGGCCGCAACACCCAGATCGTTCTGGGCCGCGTTCTTGATGTAGTGCTGCGCCTCCTGCACCCAACTATGCCGTTTGTCACCGAGGTCTTGTGGCAGGCGCTGACGGAAGAAGTATCCATCACTCAAGCTGCATGGCCAACGGTGGAGGACACCAACGGAGGGGCAACTAAGGATGACGTCGCTGCTCGCCGCATCGAAGATTCGATCAAGCTGATCACCGAGTTGCGTCGCTTCCGTGCCGACCAAGGCGTGAAGCCGTCCCAGAAGGTGCCGGGCTCCTTGGACTTCGCTGCCGCCGACCTTGCAGGCCAGGAAGCCATGATCCGCGACATCGCGCGTGTGGAGGCTCCGGGTGAGGACTTCGAATCGTCGGCAAGCATTGAGATGCGACTGTCCCAGACCACTTTGGACGTTGCGTTGGATACCTCTGGCACCGTCGATGTGGCAGCGGAGCGTAAGCGTCTGGAGAAGGATTTGAAGGCTGCGGAGAAGGAACTTGAGACGACCAGCAAAAAGCTCCAGAATGAACAGTTCCTAGCCAATGCGCCGGAAGCGGTCGTGGAGAAAATCCGCGAGCGGCAGAAGGTAGCTCAGGAAGAATCGCAACGAATTGCACAACGCTTGGAGGCACTGAAGTAA
- a CDS encoding Hsp70 family protein, whose amino-acid sequence MRFGIDFGTTRTVIAEVDRGNYPVVNLTDTLDDPREFVPTVAALSGGEIVCGWEAEALGGPNFVRSFKRLLAAPDASSDTPVYFGEESRPISEVLATYARHIVSQLEEYTDEEIEIVLGVPANARSAQRLLTLDAFRRAGATVLGLVNEPSAAGFEYTHRHSRTLNTKRTSIIVYDLGGGTFDATLLRIDGPRHIVELSTGIARLGGDDFDDVLAGLALDPESIAAGIPTEQMDTIRQAKEAIKPQTRRIMLDFEGKEAVVPVAEFYGAATPLVESTITALQPLLGKQNTLKNTDIAGIYLVGGASALPLVPRMLRETFGRRVHRSPLPTASTAVGLAIAADPESEFHLTDRLARRIGVFREEDAGRTISFDELVGPEDSSAHGEVIVTRNYQAVHNVGVFRFVEYSSLEDGSPGDFTVLAEISVPFAQNLRYVDDLSQVEVTRREFGPQVEETIKVDSDGVAHITIALDDGYAVSVTAEVGEQPATR is encoded by the coding sequence ATGCGCTTTGGCATTGACTTCGGAACAACACGAACGGTAATTGCAGAGGTTGATCGCGGTAACTATCCCGTGGTCAACCTCACTGATACTTTGGACGACCCGCGTGAATTTGTCCCGACAGTAGCTGCTTTAAGTGGCGGAGAAATTGTCTGTGGCTGGGAAGCTGAGGCGCTGGGCGGCCCTAATTTTGTCCGCTCCTTTAAACGCCTTCTCGCGGCTCCCGATGCTTCGTCGGATACGCCCGTGTATTTCGGCGAAGAGTCTCGGCCGATCTCTGAGGTGCTGGCAACCTACGCTCGCCACATCGTTAGCCAGCTTGAGGAATATACCGACGAAGAGATCGAGATCGTGCTCGGCGTCCCAGCCAATGCCCGTTCCGCTCAGCGACTGCTCACCCTCGATGCTTTTCGACGAGCAGGTGCAACCGTCCTAGGACTAGTGAATGAGCCGAGCGCCGCGGGTTTTGAATACACCCACCGTCACTCGCGCACGCTAAATACTAAGCGCACCTCCATCATCGTCTACGACCTTGGCGGAGGCACTTTTGACGCCACCCTGCTACGCATCGACGGCCCGCGCCACATCGTGGAACTATCTACAGGCATAGCGCGTCTCGGAGGTGATGACTTCGACGACGTCCTCGCGGGACTCGCACTAGACCCCGAGTCAATCGCCGCCGGAATCCCGACCGAGCAGATGGACACGATCCGCCAAGCGAAAGAAGCCATCAAGCCACAAACACGGCGCATCATGTTGGACTTTGAGGGCAAAGAGGCTGTTGTCCCCGTGGCGGAATTCTACGGGGCCGCGACTCCACTGGTAGAAAGCACAATCACCGCGCTTCAGCCATTGCTGGGCAAGCAAAACACCCTGAAGAACACAGACATCGCTGGCATCTACCTTGTCGGTGGTGCGTCGGCATTGCCGCTTGTGCCACGGATGTTGCGTGAGACCTTTGGGCGACGAGTACACCGCTCACCTCTGCCAACTGCTTCCACTGCCGTGGGGCTGGCCATCGCCGCTGATCCGGAATCAGAGTTCCACTTGACGGATCGCCTGGCACGTCGGATCGGCGTATTCCGTGAAGAAGATGCCGGGCGAACGATCAGCTTCGACGAGTTGGTCGGCCCGGAGGATTCGTCCGCCCACGGCGAAGTAATTGTCACCCGCAATTACCAGGCGGTACACAACGTCGGCGTGTTTCGGTTTGTCGAGTATTCCAGCCTCGAAGACGGAAGCCCCGGGGACTTTACGGTGTTGGCAGAGATCAGCGTGCCGTTCGCGCAAAACCTGCGCTACGTGGATGATCTTTCACAGGTGGAGGTGACTCGTCGTGAGTTCGGGCCACAGGTCGAAGAGACCATTAAGGTCGACTCAGACGGTGTCGCACACATTACGATCGCGCTGGATGACGGCTATGCCGTATCGGTGACAGCCGAGGTGGGGGAGCAACCCGCAACCCGCTAG
- a CDS encoding malate dehydrogenase encodes MVSTESSSASSPVKIAVTGAAGNIAYSLLWRLAAGEAYGTDRPVELTLLEIPGAVRTAEGVAMELEDSAFDLLTKVTVTDNPDVAFDGANAAFLVGAKPRGKGEERSDLLAGNGKIFGPQGKSINDNAADDIRVLVVGNPANTNAMIAANSAPDVPRDRFNALMRLDHNRAESMLAKKLDILSSDIEQLTVWGNHSATQFPDLSYAAAHGKKLIDQVDNAWYTEEFIPRVAKRGAEIIEVRGKSSAASAASAAVDHMRDWVQGTAGLWTTVARPSEGEYGVPEGLVFGYPVVGENGTWKVVEGLEISDFQRERMDANIAELQEEREAVSHLL; translated from the coding sequence ATGGTTTCTACCGAGTCGTCTTCTGCGTCATCCCCAGTCAAAATTGCGGTTACCGGAGCGGCGGGAAACATCGCGTACTCCCTGCTCTGGCGCCTTGCTGCAGGTGAAGCTTATGGCACCGATCGCCCAGTGGAACTGACCTTGCTGGAAATCCCCGGTGCCGTGCGCACTGCTGAAGGCGTTGCCATGGAGTTGGAAGATTCAGCCTTTGACCTGTTGACCAAGGTCACCGTCACGGATAATCCTGACGTAGCGTTCGACGGAGCTAACGCAGCCTTTCTCGTAGGCGCGAAGCCACGTGGCAAAGGCGAAGAGCGCTCCGATCTCTTGGCGGGCAATGGCAAGATTTTTGGCCCACAGGGTAAGTCCATCAATGACAACGCAGCCGATGACATTCGGGTGCTTGTAGTCGGCAACCCTGCCAATACCAATGCAATGATCGCCGCGAACTCCGCACCCGATGTTCCGCGCGACCGCTTCAACGCTCTCATGCGCTTGGACCATAATCGTGCAGAGTCGATGCTGGCGAAGAAGCTCGATATCTTGTCCAGCGATATTGAGCAACTCACCGTTTGGGGTAACCACTCGGCAACTCAGTTCCCAGACTTGAGCTACGCCGCAGCGCACGGCAAGAAGCTGATCGACCAAGTAGACAATGCCTGGTACACCGAGGAGTTCATCCCGCGTGTTGCAAAGCGTGGCGCAGAAATCATTGAGGTGCGTGGCAAGTCGTCTGCAGCATCAGCAGCATCCGCGGCAGTTGACCACATGCGTGACTGGGTGCAAGGCACCGCCGGCTTGTGGACCACAGTTGCTCGTCCTTCTGAAGGCGAGTACGGCGTGCCTGAGGGGCTGGTCTTCGGCTACCCAGTCGTGGGCGAGAATGGCACGTGGAAAGTCGTCGAAGGTCTGGAAATTAGCGATTTCCAGCGCGAACGCATGGACGCCAATATTGCAGAACTCCAGGAGGAGCGCGAGGCCGTGTCTCATCTTCTGTAG
- a CDS encoding TetR/AcrR family transcriptional regulator, which yields MSTPHEDETPSVKAYESTPASPANFADSKLVEVPEETATPEDVITIALHRFAIQGFQETKLDAISKESGMSKRMIHYHFGDKRGLYHRTLATALSNLQPPTEVHNRSFTVPVEGVRRFVDAMFYRMVEEPESLRLVLRESLEPVLDLVEMSAISDASELTLHLERLLLMGQDVGAFRPGISTHDLLALILALGSYRVTGHDLTVNLFDIDLQSRENTEGMRRFVIDAVLAFLTSNISDSGYSSYLVQRAPTPSPISNDEVYGFEKDIY from the coding sequence ATGTCAACGCCCCACGAAGACGAAACCCCCTCAGTCAAGGCGTATGAATCTACCCCAGCTTCCCCCGCTAACTTTGCCGACTCCAAATTGGTCGAGGTTCCAGAGGAAACAGCCACCCCAGAAGATGTCATTACAATCGCACTGCATCGCTTTGCCATTCAGGGCTTTCAGGAAACCAAGCTTGACGCTATTTCCAAAGAATCAGGCATGTCCAAGCGCATGATTCATTATCATTTTGGAGACAAGCGCGGGCTCTACCACCGCACTCTTGCCACAGCCCTGTCGAACCTTCAGCCGCCGACGGAAGTGCACAATAGGTCCTTTACCGTCCCGGTCGAAGGAGTCCGTCGCTTCGTCGACGCAATGTTCTACCGCATGGTGGAAGAGCCAGAATCACTTCGCCTGGTGCTGCGAGAAAGTCTTGAACCTGTCTTGGATCTGGTGGAGATGTCCGCCATTTCCGACGCCTCAGAGCTAACCCTCCATCTCGAGCGACTGTTGTTGATGGGTCAAGATGTCGGCGCTTTCCGCCCGGGGATTTCCACCCATGACCTGCTCGCACTGATCTTGGCGCTGGGCAGCTACAGAGTGACCGGACACGACCTCACAGTTAACCTCTTCGATATCGATCTTCAGAGCCGCGAGAACACAGAAGGCATGCGGCGTTTTGTCATCGATGCTGTCTTGGCCTTCCTGACCTCAAACATTTCCGATTCGGGCTACTCAAGTTACCTCGTCCAACGAGCACCCACCCCAAGCCCGATCAGCAATGACGAGGTATACGGGTTTGAAAAGGATATCTACTAA